From the Chloroflexus aurantiacus J-10-fl genome, one window contains:
- the add gene encoding adenosine deaminase: protein MLTAELAAFIERMPKVELHLHLEGAVMPQTFLALSRRNNISLPVQTEEELLALFHYDDFHNFLETFMALAATIVSGEDFELLAFELGMALARQYVAYAEVMISPMQHVRRGVDLREALAGAASGFARARRQGGPHVGIVLDYGRQYGAEAAWPILETAIACRSLGVVGWSIGGNEIGHPPEEFAELFAAARRAGLGLMAHAGEVVGPASVWGAIDVLEVSRIGHGIRSVEDPLLLKALAERDVVLDVCPSSNIRTKAVTSWQTHPLRQLYNAGVPVTINSDDPTFFETTLSEEFRRIAHHFGFTADDFCRMTLTAVRATFLSPAERDALLTTVAQEQQRLRAALGV from the coding sequence ATGCTGACGGCTGAACTGGCGGCGTTCATTGAGCGTATGCCCAAAGTTGAACTTCATCTTCATCTGGAAGGTGCGGTGATGCCGCAGACCTTTTTGGCTTTGAGTCGGCGTAATAATATCTCCCTCCCAGTGCAGACCGAAGAAGAACTGCTTGCCCTCTTCCACTACGACGATTTTCACAATTTTCTGGAAACATTTATGGCCCTGGCGGCAACCATCGTTTCCGGTGAGGATTTTGAATTACTGGCGTTTGAGCTGGGAATGGCCCTGGCCCGTCAATACGTGGCTTACGCTGAAGTCATGATTTCGCCGATGCAACATGTTCGGCGGGGCGTTGATCTCCGCGAAGCGCTGGCCGGAGCAGCATCCGGTTTTGCGCGTGCCAGGCGTCAGGGCGGACCTCACGTTGGGATTGTGCTTGACTATGGCCGACAATACGGCGCCGAGGCAGCCTGGCCGATCCTCGAAACGGCCATCGCCTGTCGTTCGCTCGGTGTGGTGGGATGGTCGATTGGCGGTAATGAAATTGGTCATCCGCCGGAAGAGTTTGCCGAGTTGTTTGCGGCTGCCCGTCGTGCAGGTTTAGGGTTGATGGCGCACGCCGGTGAAGTTGTTGGGCCGGCCAGTGTTTGGGGGGCAATTGATGTACTGGAGGTTTCTCGTATTGGTCACGGCATTCGCAGTGTAGAAGACCCGCTCTTACTGAAAGCACTGGCCGAGCGTGACGTGGTGCTCGATGTCTGTCCGAGCAGCAATATCCGCACGAAAGCTGTCACGTCCTGGCAAACCCACCCGTTGCGTCAATTGTACAATGCCGGTGTGCCGGTTACCATCAATTCTGATGACCCAACATTCTTCGAGACAACGCTGAGCGAAGAGTTTCGGCGGATCGCTCACCATTTCGGCTTCACGGCGGATGATTTTTGCCGTATGACGCTCACGGCTGTCCGGGCCACATTCTTGTCACCGGCAGAGCGTGATGCGCTGCTGACAACCGTCGCTCAGGAACAGCAGCGATTGCGTGCAGCGTTGGGGGTGTAG
- a CDS encoding decaprenyl-phosphate phosphoribosyltransferase: MKNLSGSQSIERVAPLSARSLQALIRTMRPRQWIKNIFVFAAIAFSEGRLWYTEPVQLLRVIGAFIAFCMAASAIYLINDLVDIEKDRAHPKKRHRPLAAGILSPTLAMVTAAILIIAVFPFAFWLDGDLDFMLVLAIYIAVQGFLYSYWLKNVVIFDILIIAAGFILRAVAGAVVIDIVITPWLIVCMGLLALFLGIGKRRHELKLLEDGAGNHRRILDEYSIPLLDQMQAIVTASIVMAYSMTAFSAPVAPQKPFPMLMITIPFVVYAIFRYLYLIHQRDGGGAPEDLVLQDRPLALSIVLWGVTVLGVLVLFPS, from the coding sequence ATGAAAAACCTTTCTGGTTCACAATCTATCGAGCGCGTGGCTCCCCTCAGTGCCCGTTCCTTACAGGCACTGATCCGCACAATGCGACCACGGCAATGGATCAAAAATATCTTCGTCTTTGCTGCAATTGCTTTTTCGGAAGGACGCCTCTGGTATACCGAGCCTGTTCAGTTACTGCGGGTTATTGGGGCATTTATCGCTTTTTGTATGGCGGCCAGTGCAATTTACCTGATTAACGATCTGGTAGACATTGAAAAAGACCGTGCCCATCCCAAGAAACGCCATCGTCCACTGGCAGCCGGTATTCTTAGTCCCACGCTAGCGATGGTTACTGCGGCAATCCTGATCATCGCAGTTTTTCCGTTTGCATTCTGGCTCGATGGTGATCTTGATTTTATGCTGGTATTGGCTATCTATATCGCCGTCCAGGGCTTTCTCTACAGTTACTGGCTAAAGAATGTTGTCATTTTTGATATTCTGATTATTGCGGCGGGCTTCATTTTACGGGCAGTTGCCGGTGCGGTGGTGATTGATATTGTTATTACACCCTGGCTGATTGTCTGTATGGGATTGCTGGCCCTCTTCCTCGGCATTGGTAAGCGCCGACACGAGCTAAAATTGCTTGAAGATGGTGCCGGTAATCATCGCCGTATTCTGGACGAATACTCCATCCCGTTGCTTGATCAGATGCAGGCTATTGTGACTGCCAGTATTGTGATGGCATATAGCATGACGGCTTTCTCGGCACCGGTTGCACCCCAAAAACCGTTTCCGATGTTGATGATCACCATTCCGTTTGTCGTGTATGCCATCTTTCGTTACCTGTACCTGATCCATCAACGTGACGGTGGAGGTGCACCCGAAGACCTGGTGTTGCAAGATCGGCCACTGGCCCTGAGTATTGTATTATGGGGCGTCACTGTATTGGGTGTTTTAGTACTGTTTCCATCGTAA
- a CDS encoding isopentenyl phosphate kinase produces MYTFIKFGGSVITDKTGREAADLVVIERLAHAVAEARAADPNLALVLGHGSGSFGHHYAARYGVHRGIPLSADHTGFALTAAAALRLNRIVVDTLLAAQVPAVSFQPSASLQSTNGQIITWETAPIAEALQRRLVPVIHGDVAFDTAQGTAIISTEALLSFLALRSPLQPRRIILVGEAAVYTADPHRDPTAQPIPLINQENIAQVLVMTGGSRAADVTGGMRSKIELMWHLIERLPELEVTLIGPDPALLTAALLGQSLAMGTVIKRW; encoded by the coding sequence GTGTATACCTTCATCAAATTTGGTGGCTCGGTTATTACCGATAAGACAGGGCGCGAAGCTGCTGATCTGGTGGTGATCGAACGCCTGGCACACGCTGTAGCAGAGGCACGTGCTGCCGATCCGAACCTGGCGTTGGTGCTGGGGCATGGCAGTGGCTCGTTTGGGCACCACTATGCGGCACGCTATGGCGTTCATCGTGGGATACCTTTAAGTGCCGATCATACGGGTTTTGCCCTTACCGCGGCAGCGGCCCTGCGCCTCAATCGGATTGTGGTCGATACATTGCTGGCTGCGCAGGTGCCGGCAGTCAGCTTTCAACCGTCGGCTTCTCTGCAAAGTACCAATGGTCAGATCATTACCTGGGAGACCGCCCCAATTGCCGAGGCATTGCAACGCAGGCTGGTGCCGGTTATTCATGGTGATGTGGCGTTTGATACCGCTCAGGGTACGGCGATTATCTCTACCGAAGCGCTGCTCAGCTTTCTTGCCCTACGCAGCCCGTTACAACCGCGCCGTATTATTCTGGTCGGTGAAGCAGCCGTGTATACTGCCGATCCGCACCGTGATCCTACCGCTCAACCAATCCCGCTGATTAATCAGGAAAATATTGCTCAGGTCTTAGTGATGACCGGTGGCTCACGGGCTGCTGATGTGACCGGTGGTATGCGGAGTAAGATCGAATTGATGTGGCACTTAATCGAGCGATTGCCAGAATTGGAAGTTACGCTTATTGGGCCAGACCCGGCATTACTTACCGCTGCACTCCTCGGTCAATCACTTGCCATGGGCACGGTGATAAAGAGATGGTGA
- a CDS encoding stage II sporulation protein M — MVTPDQQIRQRSTAWQRLEELIDRARGGIAQLSAAELQELGQLYRQTCTDLAIARRDYPDHLLTSYLNQLVARAHGVVYRYSLNEPQRIVTFFRFTLPQTFRATWPMTLVAAILLLLPAIAAFITTFRDPALGEVLIPGIEVLVDQIRAGEEWWLRINEGPAAATAEIMTNNINVAIRAFAGGVTFGLYTAYILVINGLLLGTVSGIAQRLDFAPNLWGFVVGHITLELSAIFIAGGAGLQLGWAILRPGLLSRRQALVVAGRRAVVLLIGCGLILIGAGLIEGFISPTGLPFIVKLIVSIGSGVLLYTYLLFSGHHR; from the coding sequence ATGGTGACACCCGATCAACAGATTCGCCAGCGCAGCACTGCCTGGCAACGACTTGAGGAACTGATTGATCGTGCCAGGGGCGGTATTGCTCAGTTGTCGGCAGCCGAATTGCAAGAACTCGGGCAACTGTACCGTCAGACCTGTACCGATCTGGCAATTGCCCGCCGTGATTATCCCGATCATCTGTTGACCAGCTATCTCAACCAGCTTGTTGCCCGTGCTCATGGAGTGGTCTATCGCTACAGTCTCAACGAACCGCAGCGCATTGTTACCTTTTTTCGCTTTACACTCCCCCAAACCTTTCGCGCAACCTGGCCAATGACACTCGTCGCAGCAATACTGCTTTTACTGCCGGCAATAGCAGCCTTCATCACGACATTTCGCGATCCTGCGTTAGGCGAAGTCCTTATTCCCGGTATTGAGGTTCTGGTTGATCAGATTCGCGCCGGTGAAGAGTGGTGGTTACGGATTAATGAAGGGCCGGCTGCCGCTACCGCTGAAATTATGACCAACAACATCAATGTTGCCATCAGAGCATTTGCCGGCGGTGTGACATTTGGCCTGTACACGGCGTACATTCTGGTTATCAACGGCCTGCTTCTTGGCACGGTGAGTGGCATTGCACAACGCCTCGATTTTGCCCCTAATCTCTGGGGGTTCGTTGTTGGCCATATAACGCTCGAACTCAGTGCCATCTTTATTGCCGGTGGTGCTGGATTGCAACTGGGTTGGGCAATCCTGCGGCCAGGTCTGCTCAGCCGGCGTCAGGCGCTGGTTGTTGCAGGCCGGCGGGCTGTTGTGCTACTCATCGGCTGTGGGCTGATACTGATTGGGGCTGGACTTATCGAAGGGTTTATTTCACCAACCGGATTGCCATTTATTGTTAAGCTAATCGTTTCAATAGGTTCGGGTGTATTGTTGTACACCTACCTGCTATTCAGTGGTCATCACAGATAA
- a CDS encoding glycosyltransferase family 39 protein, giving the protein MTILDPIGKQRRLSPYWSVLLLGVAFAGLYSATLTEVHTYDALSYILDVDRKPWPELFHPHHLLYGPLGAVIRAIATALGWQGSVEIWLQLVNAVAGAIGVSFLFAICRSVTGSGMAALAATLWVGFSYAYWYYAVEVEVYTLAAIALIGVLWLLFKMAQQPTTHLSIWLGMTQGLAVLGHQTNVLLSVPIFLTIVLAETNLQRRLRLFVSYLIPLLIVVGSAYLWVAIGVSGMRRWEDIWLWLTGYAQTGFWGGAIDGSKLIGLLKGWSATLAFFGGGVIGLAGIGLLVTGREGIARLPLPLRAGIVGWLGVYGLFFLWWEPDNIEFWIACLPPLALLLSAALTVRWIGWVGLLLSLSLLALNLPTIIERGAAGRDLQRRIAAALAAISQPGDLIIVPDGVLELYLPHYWQHDNVYGLNQAMTASNGDWEAACSRIQQRIEATLTAGYAVIIADEAQRPLPAPPDQPPTPAERFGLSAETVARCYAPVQGMLRLAPLPADLPTYRLIPRANELAVAEGWDFRHGRWGWQVGGVEVDTLTEVGWHMIPTLDPMLTSPPLLLATADIEAIEVRLATTTTNRDAQIFVIDPAGRTDEDYSLRFTLTGMEMATYRLPFDEIRERLTQIGGLRFDPVALGDGGAVLVESIRLIRR; this is encoded by the coding sequence ATGACCATTCTTGATCCAATTGGAAAACAGCGCAGACTATCCCCCTATTGGTCGGTACTGCTGCTTGGTGTGGCCTTTGCGGGCCTCTACAGCGCGACTTTGACCGAAGTCCATACCTACGATGCGCTTTCATATATTCTCGATGTTGATCGCAAGCCATGGCCTGAATTGTTTCATCCTCACCATCTGCTGTATGGGCCGCTGGGGGCGGTGATCCGTGCCATCGCGACTGCGCTGGGCTGGCAAGGCAGTGTTGAAATCTGGTTGCAATTGGTGAATGCGGTTGCCGGGGCAATTGGTGTCTCTTTTCTGTTTGCGATCTGTCGTAGCGTGACCGGATCAGGCATGGCGGCACTCGCAGCAACCCTATGGGTTGGTTTTAGCTATGCCTACTGGTATTACGCGGTAGAAGTCGAGGTATACACGCTGGCAGCTATAGCCCTGATCGGTGTGCTATGGCTGCTGTTTAAGATGGCGCAACAGCCCACGACGCATCTATCGATCTGGCTCGGTATGACGCAAGGGCTGGCGGTGTTGGGGCATCAGACGAATGTCCTGCTATCAGTGCCGATCTTTCTAACTATCGTGCTGGCCGAAACGAACCTTCAACGTCGGCTGCGATTGTTCGTCTCATACCTGATCCCGCTGTTGATAGTAGTCGGTAGTGCCTATCTTTGGGTGGCGATTGGGGTCAGCGGGATGCGCCGTTGGGAAGACATCTGGTTATGGTTGACGGGTTACGCGCAGACCGGCTTCTGGGGTGGTGCGATTGATGGATCGAAATTGATTGGTCTGTTGAAAGGTTGGAGTGCGACCCTGGCATTCTTTGGCGGTGGTGTGATCGGCCTGGCCGGTATAGGGCTGCTTGTCACTGGCAGAGAGGGTATTGCGCGCTTGCCGTTGCCATTGCGGGCCGGAATTGTCGGCTGGCTCGGGGTGTATGGTCTCTTTTTCCTGTGGTGGGAACCTGACAATATCGAGTTCTGGATCGCCTGTTTACCACCGTTAGCACTCTTGCTGAGCGCGGCATTGACTGTCAGGTGGATCGGTTGGGTTGGTCTGTTGTTGTCGCTCAGCCTGCTGGCGCTTAATCTACCGACTATCATCGAGCGCGGTGCAGCCGGGCGCGATCTTCAGCGACGAATTGCCGCAGCGCTGGCCGCAATCAGTCAACCCGGTGATTTGATAATCGTGCCCGATGGGGTGCTCGAATTATATTTACCGCACTACTGGCAGCACGATAACGTATACGGCCTGAACCAGGCAATGACGGCCAGTAATGGTGATTGGGAAGCGGCCTGTTCCCGCATTCAGCAGCGAATCGAGGCGACGCTCACTGCTGGCTATGCAGTGATCATCGCCGATGAGGCTCAGCGTCCATTGCCCGCCCCTCCCGATCAGCCACCGACGCCAGCCGAGCGCTTTGGTTTGAGCGCCGAGACGGTGGCCCGCTGTTACGCACCGGTGCAGGGAATGTTGCGTCTGGCTCCACTGCCGGCAGATTTGCCGACGTACCGGCTGATCCCACGGGCCAACGAACTGGCAGTTGCCGAAGGATGGGATTTTCGTCATGGTCGCTGGGGCTGGCAGGTCGGTGGTGTTGAGGTCGATACCCTGACTGAGGTAGGCTGGCATATGATCCCCACCCTCGATCCCATGCTGACCAGTCCGCCACTACTTCTCGCTACGGCTGATATTGAGGCGATAGAGGTACGACTGGCGACGACAACCACCAACCGCGATGCTCAAATCTTCGTGATCGATCCAGCCGGGCGAACCGACGAAGATTATTCGTTGCGCTTTACCCTGACGGGAATGGAAATGGCAACCTATCGCCTTCCATTCGATGAGATACGTGAACGACTGACACAGATCGGGGGGCTTCGCTTCGACCCGGTTGCTCTGGGTGATGGCGGAGCGGTACTTGTCGAGTCGATCCGGCTGATCAGGCGCTAA
- a CDS encoding DUF192 domain-containing protein, with protein sequence MVQVVNQTRRAILASQCEVARSFFARGRGLLGRQSLPVGGGLLIEPCNSIHMLFMRFAIDAIFVDRNGTVVALYPDLPPWRIYAGHRQARYVLELPVGVIAATNTVVGDQIVVQELQE encoded by the coding sequence ATGGTACAGGTTGTGAATCAGACCCGACGCGCCATCCTTGCCAGTCAGTGCGAGGTGGCGCGCTCGTTTTTCGCCCGTGGTCGCGGTCTGCTTGGCCGCCAGTCATTGCCGGTCGGTGGTGGCCTGTTGATTGAACCGTGTAATAGCATTCATATGCTGTTTATGCGGTTTGCTATCGACGCAATCTTTGTTGATCGGAACGGTACCGTTGTGGCACTGTATCCCGATTTACCGCCATGGCGCATCTATGCCGGTCATCGCCAGGCTCGCTATGTGCTTGAATTGCCGGTGGGTGTGATTGCAGCAACTAACACGGTAGTTGGCGATCAGATTGTGGTTCAAGAGCTACAAGAATAA
- a CDS encoding type II secretion system F family protein, translated as MMDLLIVAGIVVIGASLIIVAVRQMNQSRAISERLDQYTDISLSLEELELQQPFRERVLVPLFRSLLNTLGRFGLKQNQERLRINLQLAGNPGNISPNMFIGLRMALAIVLFVVIGLLVFGRLPFMQALMGALIAGMIGYILPGIWLDRKIKERKKNILKALPDALDLLCISVEAGLAFDLALQRVAQKWDNELSREFQRVLQDIRLGRTRREALRDLVTRTGVEDVQTFVSAVIQADQLGVSMSKILRIQSDQLRVRRRQRAEEAAQKAPVKMLIPMVFLIFPALFVVILGPAVPRIMQALGVMNSGMGN; from the coding sequence ATGATGGATTTGTTGATCGTAGCCGGGATTGTCGTCATAGGGGCGTCGCTGATCATCGTTGCCGTCAGACAGATGAATCAGTCGCGAGCGATTAGTGAGCGTCTCGATCAGTATACCGATATTTCACTTTCGCTCGAAGAGCTGGAATTGCAGCAACCGTTCCGTGAACGGGTATTGGTACCGCTGTTTCGCTCGTTGCTGAATACGCTTGGCCGCTTCGGTCTGAAACAGAATCAAGAGCGCTTGCGGATCAATCTTCAGTTGGCCGGCAACCCCGGTAATATCTCGCCCAATATGTTTATCGGGCTGCGCATGGCACTGGCGATTGTCTTGTTTGTCGTTATTGGCTTGCTGGTTTTTGGACGATTGCCATTCATGCAGGCTTTGATGGGTGCTCTGATCGCTGGGATGATTGGTTATATTCTGCCCGGCATCTGGCTCGACCGCAAGATTAAGGAGCGCAAAAAGAATATCCTGAAGGCATTGCCTGACGCGCTGGATTTGCTCTGTATCAGCGTTGAAGCCGGTCTGGCGTTCGATCTCGCGCTTCAGCGCGTTGCCCAAAAATGGGATAATGAGTTGTCGCGTGAATTTCAGCGCGTTCTGCAGGATATTCGTCTCGGTCGTACCCGCCGCGAAGCTTTGCGTGATCTAGTCACCCGCACCGGTGTTGAAGATGTACAGACCTTCGTCTCGGCTGTGATCCAGGCTGACCAACTGGGTGTGTCGATGTCGAAGATTCTGCGCATCCAATCAGACCAGTTGCGTGTCCGCCGTCGCCAGCGCGCTGAAGAGGCAGCTCAGAAGGCGCCAGTGAAGATGCTGATTCCGATGGTGTTCCTGATTTTCCCCGCATTGTTTGTGGTGATTTTGGGACCGGCAGTACCGCGGATTATGCAGGCACTTGGTGTGATGAATAGTGGGATGGGAAATTAA
- a CDS encoding type II secretion system F family protein, with translation MDLLLSPEMMPVTLGALGLLLFLLVITVVVLMRQSATADVAQRLETFAGGKAQERSNEPIARQAIERIDAVVAKSKQGSSIQRELARADLKLTVAEFIGLKLGAALLGVVFGFILGRANFLAQIGAATAAAIVFSFLPNLYVNMRAAQRIKAFNNQLGDVITMMANALRGGYSFLQTLDMVSREAPPPAATEFRRVVQEVGLGRSTEEALQNLLRRMPSDDLDLLITAVTIQMEVGGNLAQILDTIGHTIRERVRIKGEISTLTAQGRISSWIITGLPIGLAMFITVVNPDYMAPLFTFGFPPQAWCCMPVASLFMIAMGYFAIQKIIDIEV, from the coding sequence ATGGATTTGTTGCTCTCGCCTGAGATGATGCCGGTGACGTTGGGTGCCCTGGGGTTACTTCTGTTTCTGTTGGTGATCACTGTCGTTGTGTTAATGCGTCAGTCGGCAACTGCGGATGTGGCACAGCGCCTGGAAACGTTTGCCGGCGGTAAAGCCCAGGAACGCTCAAATGAGCCGATTGCACGTCAGGCTATTGAACGTATTGATGCTGTCGTTGCGAAGAGTAAGCAGGGTAGCTCCATCCAACGCGAGCTGGCCCGTGCTGATTTGAAGCTGACAGTAGCAGAGTTTATTGGTTTGAAGCTCGGTGCTGCTCTGCTTGGCGTGGTATTTGGTTTCATTTTGGGACGCGCAAATTTTCTGGCTCAGATCGGAGCTGCTACTGCCGCGGCCATTGTGTTCTCGTTTCTGCCGAATCTCTATGTCAACATGCGTGCAGCGCAGCGGATCAAGGCCTTCAACAATCAGTTGGGCGACGTTATCACTATGATGGCGAATGCCTTGCGTGGCGGCTACAGCTTTCTACAAACCCTCGATATGGTTTCGCGGGAAGCGCCACCGCCGGCTGCAACTGAATTTCGCCGTGTTGTCCAGGAAGTTGGTCTTGGTCGCTCAACGGAAGAGGCGTTACAGAATCTTTTGCGTCGCATGCCATCTGATGACCTCGATCTCTTGATTACGGCAGTAACTATTCAGATGGAGGTCGGTGGTAATCTGGCCCAAATCCTTGATACTATCGGTCATACCATCCGTGAACGAGTGCGGATCAAGGGTGAGATTTCAACGCTTACTGCGCAGGGGCGCATCTCATCGTGGATCATTACCGGTTTGCCGATTGGTCTGGCAATGTTTATCACGGTTGTCAATCCTGACTATATGGCCCCGCTCTTCACGTTTGGTTTTCCGCCTCAAGCATGGTGTTGTATGCCGGTAGCGTCACTGTTTATGATTGCGATGGGCTACTTTGCCATCCAAAAGATTATCGATATCGAAGTGTGA
- a CDS encoding CpaF family protein gives MSLLKRIGGGVPATTEPAVPRTPVRPEATGRLQPPVGAFGTDDTFRELRSRVQDRLINELNPQIDLSNPAKVRKQVEEIFNAILDSESIVLSRTERQRLFESITADIIGLGPIEPLLADEDVSEIMVNGPKQVYIEKKGKLIKTDITFTDDDHVMRIIDRIVAPLGRRVDESSPMVDARLKDGSRVNVVIRPLALNGPTITIRKFRKDKLTVQDLVRFGSMSQDMADFLAACVQARLNIVVAGGTGSGKTTLLNVLSSFIPEDERIITVENAAELQLRQDHVVTLESRPPNVEGKGEVTIRDLVINCLRMRPERIIVGECRGGETLDMLQAMNTGHDGSMTTIHANTPRDAVSRIETMCLMAGMDLPARAIREQIASAIHVFVQQSRLKDGSRKVTQITEVAGMEGDVVVLQDIFVFEQTGIDEKGKIVGQLRPTGVRPRFLEKFEALNIFLPPTIFGSSERFSF, from the coding sequence ATGTCGTTGTTGAAGCGAATTGGTGGTGGTGTTCCTGCAACAACCGAACCGGCTGTGCCACGAACCCCAGTCCGACCAGAAGCAACAGGTCGCTTGCAACCGCCGGTTGGTGCTTTTGGTACCGATGACACGTTTCGCGAGTTGCGCTCGCGGGTGCAGGATCGTTTGATTAACGAATTGAATCCTCAAATTGATTTGAGTAACCCGGCAAAGGTGCGCAAACAGGTTGAGGAGATTTTTAATGCGATCCTCGACAGCGAGAGTATTGTCCTTTCGCGCACCGAACGCCAGCGTCTGTTTGAGAGTATCACTGCCGATATTATCGGTCTTGGCCCAATCGAACCACTGCTGGCTGATGAAGATGTCAGCGAAATTATGGTCAACGGCCCGAAACAGGTGTATATCGAGAAGAAGGGTAAGTTGATCAAAACCGATATTACCTTCACCGATGATGATCACGTCATGCGGATTATCGACCGCATTGTCGCGCCGCTTGGTCGTCGGGTCGATGAGTCGTCACCGATGGTCGATGCCCGCCTAAAGGATGGCTCGCGCGTTAATGTTGTCATTCGGCCGCTGGCACTCAATGGGCCAACCATCACCATTCGTAAGTTCCGCAAAGATAAACTGACCGTGCAGGACCTGGTGCGCTTCGGCTCGATGTCGCAAGACATGGCCGATTTCCTGGCAGCTTGTGTTCAGGCCCGTTTGAATATTGTCGTTGCCGGTGGTACCGGCTCAGGGAAAACTACCTTGCTGAATGTGCTCTCGTCGTTTATCCCTGAAGATGAACGGATTATCACGGTTGAAAATGCCGCTGAATTGCAGTTACGCCAGGATCATGTGGTGACGCTTGAGTCGCGACCACCAAATGTGGAAGGAAAAGGCGAGGTGACAATCCGTGACCTGGTTATTAACTGTCTACGTATGCGACCAGAACGGATTATTGTCGGTGAGTGTCGTGGTGGCGAGACCCTCGACATGTTGCAGGCAATGAATACCGGTCACGACGGTTCAATGACGACCATTCACGCCAATACGCCACGCGATGCGGTGAGTCGTATTGAAACAATGTGTCTGATGGCTGGTATGGACTTGCCGGCACGGGCGATCCGTGAGCAGATTGCTTCGGCTATTCATGTCTTCGTCCAGCAATCACGCCTGAAAGATGGCTCGCGCAAAGTTACCCAGATCACCGAAGTCGCTGGCATGGAAGGTGATGTGGTTGTCTTGCAAGACATCTTTGTCTTTGAACAAACCGGTATTGATGAAAAAGGGAAGATTGTTGGTCAGTTGCGCCCAACCGGGGTTCGACCACGTTTTCTCGAAAAGTTCGAGGCGCTCAACATCTTCCTGCCGCCGACCATTTTTGGCTCGTCGGAACGTTTCAGTTTCTAA
- a CDS encoding AAA family ATPase → MHCIRNVKLFLEVADLLGYPNDKVMLVLNKATNRTGIRAEDVEKHLQRKLALQIGDAAQEMTLSINQGTPLVLAKPNHQVAKDIMNLARELVAKASKEAAAKESSKQRSGLFGNLIPRR, encoded by the coding sequence ATGCACTGTATCCGTAATGTCAAGCTCTTCCTTGAGGTGGCTGATCTGCTCGGTTATCCCAACGATAAGGTCATGCTGGTACTCAACAAAGCGACCAATCGTACCGGGATTCGGGCCGAAGATGTCGAGAAGCACCTTCAACGTAAGCTGGCGTTGCAGATCGGTGATGCCGCTCAGGAGATGACGCTCTCGATTAATCAGGGAACGCCATTGGTGCTGGCAAAGCCAAACCATCAGGTAGCAAAAGACATCATGAACCTGGCCCGTGAATTGGTAGCCAAGGCGAGTAAAGAGGCAGCAGCGAAAGAGAGTTCAAAGCAGCGCAGTGGCTTATTCGGTAATTTGATCCCCCGGCGATAA
- a CDS encoding response regulator: MSEGDKIRVMIVDDVIDTRDQLEKLLFFEKDIEVVAKASNGREAIALARQHRPQVILMDINMPDMDGIAATEAILTNDPGIQVIIMSVQGETDYIRRAMLAGAREFLIKPISADDLYRSIRHVARLAMTRPIAPVGAPGGQVPGAQPTVDGQIFAVFSPKGGVGVSSIAANLAVAIRQQTNKKVALVDGNVIFGDLSVLLNLRTDKTILDVASRIEGLDRDLLNDVMATHPTQVKVLLAPP, translated from the coding sequence ATGAGCGAAGGCGATAAGATTCGAGTAATGATCGTTGATGACGTGATCGATACTCGCGATCAGCTCGAAAAGCTACTATTCTTTGAGAAGGATATTGAAGTCGTTGCCAAAGCAAGCAACGGACGTGAAGCAATTGCGCTTGCTCGCCAGCATCGTCCACAGGTTATTTTGATGGACATTAATATGCCCGATATGGATGGGATCGCGGCTACAGAAGCGATTCTAACCAATGATCCGGGCATACAAGTCATTATCATGAGCGTGCAGGGCGAAACCGATTATATTCGGCGAGCAATGCTGGCGGGCGCCCGCGAGTTTCTGATTAAGCCGATCAGCGCCGATGATCTTTACCGGTCGATCCGCCATGTGGCCCGTCTGGCAATGACCCGACCGATAGCTCCGGTTGGTGCCCCTGGTGGACAAGTGCCTGGTGCTCAACCCACTGTTGACGGCCAGATCTTTGCCGTATTTAGTCCGAAAGGTGGGGTTGGGGTCTCATCGATTGCGGCTAATCTGGCCGTAGCCATTCGCCAGCAAACTAATAAAAAGGTGGCGCTGGTCGATGGGAATGTGATCTTTGGTGATCTCAGTGTCCTGCTGAATCTACGCACCGATAAGACAATTCTCGATGTTGCATCACGGATTGAAGGGCTTGATCGCGATCTGTTGAATGACGTGATGGCTACCCATCCCACGCAGGTGAAGGTATTGCTGGCCCCCCCCTGA